A region of Desulfocurvibacter africanus subsp. africanus DSM 2603 DNA encodes the following proteins:
- a CDS encoding protein-glutamate methylesterase/protein-glutamine glutaminase, whose protein sequence is MIRVVVIDDSAFMRKAISTMLAKDPEIQVVGTAHNGNEGIERIRELDPDVVTLDIEMPVMDGLTALRRIMMEMPRPVIMVSSLTTEGAEATLKAMELGAVDFISKELSKVSLDIIKIEADLQKKVKAVAKRKLRHRIPFRPVPRTAESHLRERIAAIGGRPVRDIVAIGVSTGGPPAVQKVLSSLPVDFPAAVLIAQHMPPAFTGPFAKRLDNVCAISVKEAEDGEPLKPGTVYIAPGGKHLKIAQRGTKLDVVVSPDPAGALYKPSVNVLISSVAETLGRRALGVILTGMGNDGLEGIRELKARGGRVLAQNDATCVVYGMPKAIVDAGLADGILGIDEMGPAIISSLYEN, encoded by the coding sequence TTGATTCGGGTAGTCGTCATTGATGATTCCGCCTTCATGCGCAAGGCTATAAGTACCATGCTCGCGAAGGACCCGGAAATCCAGGTCGTGGGTACGGCCCATAACGGCAACGAAGGGATCGAACGCATCCGCGAACTCGACCCCGATGTCGTAACGCTGGATATCGAGATGCCCGTCATGGACGGCTTGACCGCCTTGCGACGCATCATGATGGAAATGCCCCGGCCGGTGATCATGGTCAGCTCGCTGACCACCGAAGGCGCCGAGGCAACGCTCAAGGCCATGGAACTCGGAGCCGTTGATTTCATCTCCAAGGAATTGTCCAAGGTTTCCTTGGATATCATAAAGATCGAAGCTGACTTACAGAAAAAGGTTAAGGCCGTTGCCAAGCGGAAGTTACGCCACCGGATACCGTTTCGACCCGTGCCGCGTACTGCCGAGTCGCACCTGCGCGAACGCATCGCGGCCATTGGCGGGCGGCCTGTACGGGACATAGTGGCTATCGGCGTTTCCACGGGAGGACCTCCGGCGGTGCAGAAGGTCCTGTCCTCCTTGCCCGTGGATTTTCCGGCCGCGGTCCTTATTGCGCAGCACATGCCGCCAGCCTTCACGGGACCCTTCGCCAAAAGGCTGGACAACGTATGCGCCATCAGCGTCAAGGAAGCCGAGGACGGCGAGCCGCTTAAGCCCGGTACGGTCTACATTGCGCCCGGCGGCAAGCACCTCAAGATAGCCCAACGGGGCACCAAGCTCGATGTCGTCGTGAGTCCGGACCCAGCCGGCGCCCTCTACAAGCCATCGGTCAACGTGCTCATCTCCTCGGTGGCTGAGACTCTGGGGCGTCGAGCTCTGGGGGTCATTCTTACGGGCATGGGAAACGATGGTTTGGAAGGAATTCGCGAACTCAAGGCTCGTGGCGGCCGGGTTTTGGCCCAGAATGATGCCACCTGCGTGGTTTACGGCATGCCCAAGGCTATAGTCGATGCGGGACTTGCCGATGGAATATTAGGGATTGACGAAATGGGTCCGGCAATCATCAGCAGCCTGTACGAGAATTGA
- a CDS encoding CheR family methyltransferase, with the protein MSSLFSKTITLGKELKISDSEFAQLRDFIYQKSGIFIADNRKYLLENRLANRLKILNLKDFGEYYYYLQYDSKRQGEMTELFNAVTTNETSFYRNPPQLQVFQDKVLPEILEDQRKKRTRTLRIWSAGCSTGEEPYTLGIILHEALGSEISMWNIKITANDLSENVLQSARAGVYTEYALRTTPKVIVDKWFTAQDGKFLIKPEVKKLVSFGAINLSDRALMKRVERSHLIFCRNVIIYFDDEMKKLVISSFYDNLLTGGYLFIGHSESLHNITRAFKPVHHPGAIIYRKED; encoded by the coding sequence ATGTCATCCCTGTTCTCCAAGACAATCACTCTTGGAAAAGAACTCAAGATAAGTGATAGCGAGTTCGCTCAGCTGCGCGACTTCATCTATCAGAAGAGCGGTATATTCATCGCCGACAATCGCAAGTATCTGCTGGAAAATCGTCTCGCCAATCGACTCAAGATTCTGAATCTAAAAGATTTCGGCGAGTATTACTATTATTTGCAGTACGACTCCAAGCGTCAAGGGGAGATGACCGAGCTCTTCAATGCAGTGACGACCAACGAGACGAGCTTTTATCGCAATCCGCCGCAGCTTCAGGTCTTTCAAGACAAGGTATTGCCCGAGATACTCGAGGATCAACGCAAGAAGCGTACACGGACGCTGCGCATCTGGTCGGCAGGCTGCTCCACAGGCGAAGAGCCTTATACCTTGGGCATTATTCTGCATGAAGCCCTGGGATCAGAGATCAGCATGTGGAACATCAAGATCACGGCCAACGATCTTTCTGAAAACGTGCTTCAGTCCGCCCGCGCGGGCGTATACACGGAGTACGCGCTACGTACCACTCCCAAGGTCATAGTGGACAAGTGGTTTACGGCGCAGGATGGCAAGTTCCTGATCAAGCCGGAAGTCAAGAAACTCGTCTCCTTCGGCGCCATCAACCTTAGCGACAGAGCGCTGATGAAACGGGTGGAGCGCTCTCATCTGATCTTTTGTCGCAATGTGATCATTTATTTCGATGACGAGATGAAGAAGTTGGTCATCAGCTCCTTTTACGACAACCTGCTTACCGGTGGCTATCTGTTCATCGGCCATTCCGAGTCGCTGCACAATATAACCCGAGC
- a CDS encoding HEAT repeat domain-containing protein: MAECQSIFTQLSSGQTELVREAAYNAGESRCEESVPLLAGLLRSKNIGIQEAAEVALRKLGGASTVRSVLPLLRSDEAPVRNVAMDILRSVGDQDFESLVTILRDDDADIRIFAADILGSTRNVLAVAPLCDALLKDPEVNVRYQAAVSLGDLAFHEGARCLNRALEDEEWVQFAVIEALAKIKDDTSVGALVLALNRTSDLVASMIVDALGEMGNIKAVNLLLRRMDASPTALRNKIVKAVVKILGGKSLALLTEKEREKFRDYLLVAIRDEDVEIQDAAIHGLGYLGNDAAAVEILDLAGKMNPELDRERILHAIDMLVAIGPSPALIQVLNQDDGQKATVAVEVMARLKDNTLNQALMQAFWAKSRDIQREIVSALLRVGGPEDTLFFMDILDRHNDGTVLKGAIAFLGMKVKAQQAGDKLFGLLDHPYDDVKEAALEACLAIFDSSMRERFEDFFRSENPVHRLMAVYALGKSGDMTSKTRIEEALGDEVPDVRKVAVEALVTLCGSDESVLPILAGVLSDEVPEVRMAVVEELGKMALNGAVPLLMQGLDDGNDWVRIRSMEALAERKETSAIPLVIPLLHSENTLLVIKSIACLGEIGGRAAFRALLELTSHDDPQIQSAAAEAVAMIQDQEEVR, from the coding sequence ATGGCGGAATGCCAGAGTATTTTTACACAGTTGTCCAGCGGCCAGACCGAGCTCGTGCGCGAGGCGGCCTACAACGCGGGCGAGTCCAGGTGCGAGGAAAGCGTGCCACTTCTGGCCGGGCTCCTGCGCAGCAAGAATATCGGCATCCAGGAGGCGGCCGAGGTCGCCTTGCGCAAGCTCGGAGGAGCCAGCACGGTCAGGTCCGTGTTGCCACTGTTGCGTAGCGACGAGGCACCCGTGCGCAACGTGGCCATGGATATCCTTCGCTCCGTTGGCGACCAGGATTTCGAGTCTTTGGTGACCATCCTGCGCGATGACGATGCCGACATCCGCATCTTTGCCGCGGACATCCTCGGCTCCACTCGCAATGTCCTGGCCGTGGCGCCGCTATGCGATGCGCTGCTCAAGGACCCCGAAGTCAACGTGCGCTACCAGGCGGCCGTCAGTTTGGGAGATTTGGCCTTCCATGAGGGCGCGCGTTGTCTAAACAGGGCCCTGGAGGACGAGGAGTGGGTACAGTTCGCAGTTATCGAAGCCTTGGCCAAAATCAAGGACGACACGTCGGTGGGTGCCTTGGTCTTGGCTCTGAACCGTACCTCGGATCTCGTTGCTTCCATGATTGTTGATGCCTTGGGTGAGATGGGCAATATCAAGGCCGTCAATCTGCTTCTGCGTCGCATGGACGCCAGTCCGACGGCTTTGCGCAACAAGATTGTCAAGGCCGTGGTTAAGATCCTGGGCGGCAAGTCCCTGGCCCTGCTCACTGAAAAAGAGCGGGAGAAGTTCCGCGACTACCTGCTGGTGGCCATCCGGGACGAGGATGTCGAGATCCAGGACGCGGCCATTCATGGCCTGGGATACCTGGGCAATGACGCGGCTGCTGTAGAGATACTGGACTTGGCCGGGAAAATGAACCCGGAGCTTGATCGCGAGCGTATCCTACACGCCATCGACATGCTCGTGGCCATCGGGCCCAGCCCAGCCCTGATCCAGGTTCTGAACCAGGACGATGGCCAGAAAGCCACGGTGGCCGTGGAGGTCATGGCCAGGCTCAAGGACAATACCCTCAATCAGGCGCTTATGCAGGCCTTCTGGGCCAAGAGCCGCGACATCCAGCGCGAGATAGTCTCGGCCCTGCTGCGCGTTGGGGGCCCGGAGGACACACTGTTCTTCATGGATATCCTTGACCGGCATAATGACGGTACCGTGCTTAAAGGCGCCATCGCTTTCCTGGGCATGAAGGTCAAGGCGCAGCAGGCTGGCGACAAGCTCTTCGGCCTGCTCGACCATCCATACGACGACGTCAAGGAAGCTGCGCTGGAGGCTTGCCTGGCCATTTTCGACAGCAGCATGCGCGAACGTTTCGAGGATTTCTTTCGTAGCGAAAACCCGGTGCATCGTCTCATGGCTGTCTACGCCTTGGGCAAATCCGGTGATATGACCTCCAAGACCAGGATCGAGGAAGCCCTTGGCGACGAGGTGCCGGACGTGCGCAAGGTTGCCGTGGAGGCGCTCGTCACGCTGTGCGGTTCCGACGAGAGCGTTCTGCCCATTTTGGCTGGTGTTCTGAGCGATGAGGTGCCCGAAGTACGCATGGCCGTGGTCGAAGAGCTCGGCAAAATGGCTCTGAACGGTGCCGTGCCGCTGCTCATGCAGGGCCTGGATGACGGCAACGATTGGGTGCGCATACGTTCAATGGAAGCGCTTGCCGAACGCAAGGAGACTTCCGCCATACCACTGGTGATTCCCCTGTTGCATTCGGAGAACACGCTTCTGGTAATCAAGTCCATCGCGTGCCTTGGCGAGATCGGAGGGCGTGCCGCCTTTCGCGCCCTGTTGGAGTTGACAAGCCATGACGATCCGCAGATCCAGTCCGCCGCAGCAGAAGCCGTTGCGATGATTCAGGACCAGGAAGAGGTACGCTAG